A window from Rana temporaria chromosome 8, aRanTem1.1, whole genome shotgun sequence encodes these proteins:
- the LOC120946810 gene encoding pancreatic triacylglycerol lipase-like, which yields MSGMSAAEWSAVGTEMLLAWIIGIFLLGTVKGGEVCYDRLGCFSDAWPYSGSLQRPSAKLPWTPDKINVRFFLYTRSNQNSYQVISAVNPSTISSSNFSTSRKTRFVIHGFTSSGEASWLSQTCRTLFQVEDVNCIAVDWAGGSRTTYSQAANNIRVVGAEIAYFVNYLSEKLGYSPSKVHVIGHSLGSHAAGEAGKRMKGISRITGLDPAEPYFQNTPAEVRLDLTDATFVDVIHTDAGDILTNLGLGMSQVIGHVDFFPNGGVDMPECQSYKNVEFTKEEILSDPTTYASLLCNHDAAKVYYLHSITNPSAYVSYPCSSWENYMAGNCRSCPSSGCPKMGHYADTYRGVTNSSQVFYLRTV from the exons GTGGTGAGGTGTGCTATGACAGGCTTGGATGTTTCTCGGACGCCTGGCCCTATTCAGGTTCTCTTCAGAGACCCTCTGCCAAGTTACCCTGGACCCCAGACAAGATCAACGTCCGATTCTTCCTCTACACCAGGAGCAACCAGAACAGCTACCAA GTGATCAGTGCTGTCAATCCTTCCACCATCTCCTCCTCCAACTTCAGCACCTCCAGGAAGACCCGTTTTGTCATCCATGGCTTCACCAGTAGCGGAGAGGCTTCTTGGCTATCTCAAACCTGCAGA ACCCTGTTTCAGGTTGAAGATGTGAACTGCATTGCCGTGGACTGGGCCGGAGGATCCCGCACTACTTATTCCCAAGCTGCTAACAATATCCGCGTTGTGGGGGCAGAAATTGCCTATTTTGTTAACTATTTATCG GAAAAGCTTGGATATTCTCCTTCCAAAGTCCATGTGATCGGACACAGTCTGGGGTCACACGCTGCTGGAGAGGCCGGGAAGAGAATGAAAGGCATTAGCCGAATCACAG GTCTGGATCCCGCTGAGCCATACTTCCAGAACACACCCGCAGAGGTCAGGTTGGATCTGACGGATGCTACATTCGTTGATGTCATCCACACCGATGCTGGAGATATCCTGACCAACTTGG GTTTGGGGATGAGTCAGGTCATCGGTCATGTGGATTTCTTCCCCAATGGTGGTGTGGACATGCCTGAATGTCAGTCCTACAAGAATGTTGAATTTACCAAAGAAGAAATCTTGAGTGATCCAA CAACATATGCCTCCCTCTTGTGTAACCATGATGCTGCCAAAGTATATTACCTCCATAGTATCACCAATCCGAGCGCCTATGTCAGCTATCCCTGCAGCAGCTGGGAGAATTACATGGCG GGCAACTGCAGGTCGTGCCCCAGTTCCGGCTGTCCCAAGATGGGTCACTACGCCGATACCTACAGAGGTGTCACCAATTCCAGCCAAGTCTTTTATCTCAGGACGGTGTAA